The following are from one region of the Corylus avellana chromosome ca1, CavTom2PMs-1.0 genome:
- the LOC132161949 gene encoding small ribosomal subunit protein eS10z-like: MIITEKNRREISKYLFQEGVCYAKKDFNLAKHPEIDVPNLQVIKLMQSFKSKGYVRETFAWMHYYWYLTNDGIEFLRTYLNLPSEIVPATLKKSSKPPSRPFGGPPGDRPRGPPRFEGGSRFGDRDGYRGGPRGPPGEFGGDKGGAPPDFQPSYRGSGGRPGFGRGSGGIGAAPPSSSFS, encoded by the exons ATTATAACAGAGAAGAACCGGAGAGAGATCTCCAAGTACCTTTTCCAAG AGGGAGTCTGCTATGCAAAGAAGGATTTCAATCTTGCAAAACACCCAGAGATCGATGTCCCGAATCTGCAGGTGATTAAGCTAATGCAAAGCTTTAAATCAAAGGGGTATGTGCGTGAGACTTTCGCATGGATGCACTATTACTGGTACCTCACGAATGATGGAATTGAGTTTCTGAGAACTTATCTCAATCTTCCATCTGAAATCGTGCCTGCCACCTTGAAGAAATCTTCAAAGCCTCCTAGCAGGCCGTTTGGAGGCCCACCTGGTGACCGTCCACG TGGTCCACCTCGATTTGAGGGAGGTTCAAGGTTTGGTGATCGTGATGGGTACCGTGGAGGTCCACGTGGGCCTCCGGGTGAGTTTGGTGGTGACAAAGGAGGAGCCCCCCCTGACTTCCAGCCCTCTTACAGG GGTTCTGGTGGACGCCCTGGCTTTGGTCGTGGCAGTGGAGGTATTGGTGCAGCTCCCCCTAGTTCAAGTTTTTCGTGA